The Lysobacter enzymogenes genome window below encodes:
- a CDS encoding DUF1302 domain-containing protein, with protein MCVLSLAALAAAPAAAAEFELADGRIQGQWNLRAVAGTAVRTGKAQPHLLGKGYASDGRPKGGTGADTADDGNLNFGRGDAFSSLFKIVQSVDLKYRDVGVNLSARTWYDATLDRRETRQGNVPNGFDPSAPLSDGGFSRSNKFSGFLWLNAYVYGHLKLDDDSALDVRVGKQAVKWGSGLFFSGVNQINPVDYTTLRRPGTDAAGEAQIPVEMLWAKWTLDSKLSLEGFWQWNWRPSEYDPCGTFFSGSDLGIERGCAGIQSNAYYPINSASADAGRWLSDGFMQSMGAILPRDRDRYGSDRGQYGLSLRYRDEASGRGWGAYYLRINSRAPYLDATTIDAARTDPGLAPRLIAAGVPAAYAQLSARLSTIREIWEYPDDVRIFGLSAETRWRGWKLGAELSHTRGQPVQLNTADMFRALTSSGGPIGARNAVLAPGAVLRGYDRVDKDQVLLNFQRSFAGAFGAQQATLAGEVAYSYADLPALSQARYGRGFHWGFSPQGYGGVCPPIQNPRGCVDKGFYTRNAWGYRLRAQLDYAVGADWTVSPSLSFGHDVRGFAVDNQLVEDRRQLTLGLSAKYAKRYFASVSYTDYAGSARYDSLADHDYASLAVGATF; from the coding sequence GTGTGCGTCCTGTCGCTGGCGGCGCTCGCCGCCGCGCCGGCCGCGGCTGCCGAATTCGAGTTGGCCGACGGCCGCATCCAGGGCCAGTGGAACCTGCGCGCGGTCGCCGGCACCGCGGTGCGCACGGGCAAGGCCCAGCCGCATCTGCTCGGCAAGGGCTACGCCTCCGACGGCCGGCCCAAGGGCGGCACCGGCGCCGACACCGCCGACGACGGCAATCTGAACTTCGGCCGCGGCGATGCGTTTTCGAGCCTGTTCAAGATCGTGCAGTCGGTCGACCTCAAATACCGCGACGTCGGCGTCAACCTCAGCGCGCGCACCTGGTACGACGCCACCCTGGACCGGCGCGAAACCCGCCAGGGCAACGTGCCCAACGGCTTCGATCCGTCGGCGCCGCTCAGCGACGGCGGGTTCTCGCGTTCGAACAAGTTCTCCGGGTTTCTCTGGCTCAACGCTTATGTCTACGGACATCTCAAGCTCGACGACGACAGCGCGCTCGACGTGCGCGTCGGCAAGCAGGCGGTGAAGTGGGGCAGCGGGTTGTTCTTCAGCGGCGTCAACCAGATCAACCCGGTCGACTACACCACGTTGCGCCGGCCCGGCACCGACGCGGCCGGCGAGGCGCAGATTCCGGTCGAGATGCTATGGGCGAAGTGGACGCTGGATTCGAAGCTGAGCCTGGAAGGGTTCTGGCAGTGGAACTGGCGGCCGTCGGAGTACGACCCCTGCGGCACGTTCTTCTCCGGCAGCGATCTCGGCATCGAGCGTGGCTGCGCCGGCATCCAGTCCAACGCCTACTACCCGATCAACAGCGCGTCCGCCGACGCGGGGCGCTGGCTCAGCGACGGTTTCATGCAGTCGATGGGCGCGATCCTGCCGCGCGACCGCGACCGGTACGGCAGCGACCGCGGCCAGTACGGCCTGTCGCTGCGCTATCGCGACGAGGCCAGCGGCCGCGGCTGGGGCGCGTACTACCTGCGCATCAACTCGCGCGCGCCGTACCTGGACGCGACCACCATCGACGCGGCGCGCACCGATCCGGGCCTGGCGCCGCGGCTGATCGCCGCCGGCGTGCCCGCGGCGTACGCGCAGCTGTCGGCGCGGCTGTCGACCATCCGCGAGATATGGGAATACCCCGACGATGTGCGCATCTTCGGCCTCAGCGCCGAAACCCGCTGGCGCGGTTGGAAGCTCGGCGCCGAGCTCTCGCACACCCGCGGCCAGCCGGTGCAGCTCAACACCGCCGACATGTTCCGCGCCCTGACCAGCAGCGGCGGCCCGATCGGCGCGCGCAACGCGGTGCTGGCGCCGGGCGCGGTGCTGCGTGGTTACGACCGGGTCGACAAGGATCAAGTGCTGCTGAATTTCCAGCGCAGCTTCGCCGGCGCGTTCGGCGCGCAGCAGGCGACGCTGGCGGGCGAAGTGGCGTACAGCTACGCGGACTTGCCCGCGCTGAGCCAGGCGCGCTATGGGCGCGGCTTCCATTGGGGGTTTTCGCCGCAGGGTTACGGCGGCGTGTGCCCGCCGATCCAGAATCCGCGCGGTTGCGTGGACAAGGGGTTCTATACGCGCAACGCCTGGGGCTATCGCTTGCGCGCGCAGCTCGACTATGCGGTCGGCGCGGACTGGACGGTTTCGCCGAGCCTGAGTTTCGGCCATGACGTGCGCGGGTTCGCGGTCGACAATCAGTTGGTCGAGGATCGGCGGCAGTTGACGCTCGGGTTGTCGGCGAAGTATGCGAAGCGGTACTTCGCCAGCGTGAGCTACACCGATTACGCCGGAAGCGCGCGTTACGATTCGTTGGCGGATCACGATTACGCGAGTCTGGCGGTAGGCGCGACGTTCTGA
- a CDS encoding MFS transporter, which produces MSRDAAAVPPAGAAPLGHKDARTLLLSALGGALEFYDFVIFVFLTETLRKLFFPVGMPEWLGTLQVYGIFAAGYLVRPIGGIVMAHFGDRSGRKRMFTLSVFLMALPTLFIGLLPTYAQIGLAAPLLLLFLRIVQGIAIGGEVPGAWTFVAEHAPRGRVGFACASLSAGLTAGILIGSLISTAINTFLAPAQVLDWGWRVPFVLGGVFGFLAVYLRRWLSETPVFAAMRDSRQLVRELPLKQVLRDHRAGIVLSMLVTWLLTAAIVVVILMTPTIVQQKFGMAPSRAFLGNSLAAFCLTLSAIGGGWLVDRIGRGRALLLGSLGVLLSSFALYYDLNHGAHNFLLLYALAGVFVGVVGVIPAVMVAAFPAPVRFSGLSFSYNVAYAVFGAATPPLIGGYLAPHFGGMAPAYYVMAVALVGVAVSLYLLANPRQQFHED; this is translated from the coding sequence ATGAGTCGCGATGCCGCCGCCGTCCCACCCGCCGGCGCCGCGCCGCTGGGCCACAAGGACGCCCGCACCCTGCTGCTGTCGGCGCTCGGCGGCGCGCTGGAGTTCTACGACTTCGTCATCTTCGTGTTCCTGACCGAGACGCTGCGCAAGCTGTTCTTCCCGGTCGGCATGCCCGAGTGGCTCGGCACGCTGCAGGTCTACGGCATCTTCGCCGCCGGCTATCTGGTGCGGCCGATCGGCGGCATCGTCATGGCCCACTTCGGCGACCGCTCCGGGCGCAAGCGCATGTTCACGCTCAGCGTGTTCCTGATGGCGCTGCCGACGCTGTTCATCGGCCTGCTGCCGACGTATGCGCAGATCGGCCTGGCCGCGCCGCTGTTGCTGCTGTTCCTGCGCATCGTCCAGGGCATCGCGATCGGCGGCGAAGTGCCGGGCGCCTGGACCTTCGTCGCCGAGCACGCGCCGCGCGGCCGGGTCGGCTTCGCCTGCGCTTCGCTGTCGGCCGGGCTCACCGCCGGCATCCTGATCGGCTCGCTGATCTCGACCGCGATCAACACCTTCCTGGCGCCGGCGCAGGTGCTGGACTGGGGCTGGCGGGTGCCGTTCGTGCTCGGCGGCGTGTTCGGTTTTCTCGCCGTGTACCTGCGCCGCTGGCTCAGCGAAACGCCGGTGTTCGCCGCGATGCGCGACAGCCGCCAACTGGTGCGCGAGCTGCCGCTCAAGCAGGTGCTGCGCGACCACCGCGCCGGCATCGTGTTGTCGATGCTGGTGACGTGGCTGCTGACCGCGGCGATCGTGGTGGTGATCCTGATGACGCCGACCATCGTCCAGCAGAAGTTCGGCATGGCGCCGTCGCGCGCCTTCCTCGGCAACAGCCTGGCCGCGTTCTGCCTGACCCTCAGCGCGATCGGCGGCGGCTGGCTGGTCGACCGCATCGGCCGCGGCCGCGCGCTGCTGCTGGGTTCGCTCGGCGTGCTGCTGAGCAGCTTCGCCCTGTATTACGACCTCAACCACGGCGCGCACAACTTCCTGCTGCTGTACGCGCTGGCCGGCGTGTTCGTCGGCGTGGTCGGGGTGATCCCGGCGGTCATGGTCGCCGCGTTCCCGGCGCCGGTGCGGTTCTCGGGCCTGTCGTTTTCCTACAACGTCGCCTACGCGGTGTTCGGCGCAGCGACGCCGCCGTTGATCGGCGGTTATCTGGCGCCGCATTTCGGCGGCATGGCGCCGGCGTACTACGTGATGGCGGTGGCGCTGGTCGGGGTCGCGGTGTCGCTGTATCTGCTGGCCAATCCGCGCCAGCAGTTCCACGAGGATTGA
- a CDS encoding FAD-dependent oxidoreductase, giving the protein MSRRDLLDVVVVGAGVVGAAAALAFARDGFDVALVEAREPAPWSPQRPDLRVYAFAPDNAALLDDLGVWNAVSDARAQPYRAMRVWDAAGGGEIAFDADAFGRRELGWIVENGLLVDRLWSALAPAGVQLHCPEDVEALERDQADSVGVALAGGRRLRARLVVAADGAESKLRRLAGIDAPAHDYGQRGLVAYVDSERSHEATCWQRFLPGGPIAFLPTLGDDGARDKRSSIVWTLPEAEAGRLLGASDEAFLIELERAFAGRLGALTKVSQRAAFPLRRQLAQRYVSGRVAVIGDAAHVVHPLAGQGVNLGLRDVAGLRASLQQARRRGADPGSPHRLERWARERRSENALAAYGFDGLNKLFSNDDLAATLVRGPLLGLAGKVPPLAHYFWRRAAGV; this is encoded by the coding sequence ATGAGCCGGCGCGACCTGCTCGATGTGGTCGTGGTCGGCGCCGGCGTGGTCGGAGCCGCGGCCGCGCTGGCGTTCGCGCGCGACGGGTTCGACGTGGCCCTGGTCGAAGCGCGCGAACCGGCGCCGTGGTCGCCGCAGCGTCCGGACCTGCGCGTGTACGCGTTCGCGCCCGACAACGCCGCGCTGCTCGACGATCTGGGCGTGTGGAACGCGGTGAGCGACGCGCGCGCGCAACCGTACCGCGCGATGCGGGTGTGGGACGCGGCCGGCGGCGGCGAGATCGCGTTCGACGCCGACGCCTTCGGCCGGCGCGAACTGGGCTGGATCGTCGAGAACGGCTTGCTGGTCGACCGCTTGTGGTCGGCGCTGGCGCCGGCCGGCGTGCAGTTGCATTGCCCCGAAGACGTCGAAGCGCTGGAGCGCGACCAGGCCGACAGCGTCGGCGTGGCCTTGGCCGGCGGCCGGCGTTTGCGCGCGCGGCTGGTGGTCGCCGCCGACGGCGCCGAATCGAAACTGCGCCGGCTCGCCGGCATCGACGCACCGGCGCACGACTACGGCCAGCGCGGGCTGGTCGCTTACGTCGACAGCGAACGCAGTCACGAAGCGACCTGTTGGCAGCGTTTCCTGCCGGGCGGGCCGATCGCGTTCCTGCCGACGCTCGGCGACGACGGCGCGCGCGACAAACGCAGCTCGATCGTATGGACGCTGCCGGAAGCCGAAGCCGGGCGCCTGCTCGGCGCGAGCGACGAAGCGTTCCTGATCGAACTCGAACGCGCCTTCGCCGGGCGCCTGGGCGCGCTGACGAAGGTCTCGCAACGCGCCGCGTTCCCGCTGCGCCGGCAACTCGCGCAGCGCTACGTGTCCGGCCGGGTCGCGGTGATCGGCGATGCCGCGCACGTGGTCCATCCGCTCGCGGGGCAGGGCGTCAACCTCGGCCTGCGCGATGTCGCCGGCCTGCGCGCGAGCCTGCAGCAGGCGCGCCGCCGCGGCGCCGATCCGGGCTCGCCGCACCGGCTCGAACGCTGGGCGCGCGAACGCCGCAGCGAGAACGCGCTGGCGGCGTACGGCTTCGACGGTTTGAACAAGCTGTTCTCCAACGACGACCTCGCCGCGACCTTGGTGCGCGGGCCGTTGCTGGGGCTGGCCGGCAAGGTGCCGCCGCTGGCGCACTACTTCTGGCGCCGCGCGGCCGGCGTGTGA
- the ubiH gene encoding 2-octaprenyl-6-methoxyphenyl hydroxylase: MTSDATPHSSGAQIHASHDVLIVGGGLVGASLAIALDRIGLDVGLIEAAPPGALPAVFDERNLSFAEATLNALDALGVLAKLRAPTGPIRRIHISRRGDFGRTVLEADRYGREEFGRVVVARDFGEALEARLAELPRLLRYRPVRFVGLADSDDGWRAARVADGAGERILRTRLLVAADGTRSGVREALGIGSDDHDYRQTLFVARLRGERTPDGTAYERLGRDGPTALLPRGDRHYGLIHGVATADADAVAALDEAGFLARVQDAFGWRAGRLLSCGARSLYPAIRVLARQTVAARAVLVGNAAQTIHPIGAQGFNLGLRDAMTLAELIQTRREAGDADCGNEALLAQYLERRKEDRERTVNFSDGLARLASNETELMRPLRSLGLFAFDRLASAQSFLVGGAMGYRGDVPALCRSQRQGGRA, encoded by the coding sequence ATGACTTCAGACGCTACGCCGCATTCCTCCGGCGCGCAGATCCACGCCAGCCACGATGTCCTGATCGTCGGCGGCGGCCTGGTCGGCGCCAGTCTCGCCATCGCCCTGGACCGGATCGGCCTCGATGTCGGCCTGATCGAGGCCGCCCCGCCCGGCGCGCTGCCGGCGGTGTTCGACGAACGCAACCTCAGCTTCGCCGAAGCCACCCTCAACGCCCTCGACGCGCTCGGCGTGCTGGCCAAGCTGCGCGCGCCGACCGGGCCGATCCGCCGCATCCACATCAGCCGCCGCGGCGATTTCGGCCGCACCGTGCTCGAAGCCGACCGCTACGGCCGCGAGGAGTTCGGCCGGGTGGTGGTGGCGCGCGACTTCGGCGAAGCGCTGGAAGCGCGGCTGGCCGAACTGCCGCGCCTGCTGCGCTACCGGCCGGTGCGGTTCGTCGGCCTGGCCGACAGCGACGACGGCTGGCGCGCAGCGCGCGTGGCCGACGGGGCCGGGGAACGGATCCTGCGCACCCGGCTGTTGGTCGCCGCCGACGGCACCCGCAGCGGCGTGCGCGAGGCGCTGGGCATCGGCAGCGACGATCACGATTACCGCCAGACCCTGTTCGTCGCGCGCCTGCGCGGCGAGCGCACGCCCGACGGCACCGCCTACGAGCGCCTCGGCCGCGACGGCCCGACCGCGCTGCTGCCGCGCGGCGACCGCCATTACGGTTTGATCCACGGCGTCGCTACCGCCGACGCCGACGCGGTCGCCGCGCTCGACGAAGCCGGCTTCCTCGCCCGCGTGCAGGACGCGTTCGGCTGGCGCGCCGGGCGCTTGCTCAGCTGCGGCGCGCGCAGCCTGTATCCGGCGATCCGGGTGTTGGCGCGGCAGACCGTAGCGGCGCGCGCGGTGCTCGTTGGCAACGCCGCCCAGACCATCCACCCGATCGGCGCGCAAGGCTTCAACCTCGGCCTGCGCGATGCGATGACCCTGGCCGAACTGATCCAGACCCGGCGCGAGGCCGGCGACGCCGACTGCGGCAACGAGGCCTTGCTCGCGCAGTACCTGGAGCGGCGCAAGGAAGACCGCGAGCGCACGGTGAATTTTTCCGACGGGCTGGCGCGGCTGGCGTCGAACGAGACCGAGTTGATGCGGCCGCTGCGCAGCCTCGGGCTGTTCGCGTTCGACCGACTGGCGAGTGCGCAGTCGTTCCTGGTCGGCGGCGCGATGGGCTACCGCGGCGACGTCCCCGCGCTGTGCCGCAGCCAACGCCAAGGCGGCCGCGCATGA
- a CDS encoding cob(I)yrinic acid a,c-diamide adenosyltransferase has product MGNRLSKIYTRTGDDGSTGLGDGSRTGKDSARVGAYGTVDEANSTIGLILAAELPADVREQLVSIQHQMFDLGAELCIPGHAAIFAADIDRLEQWLDAHNEDLPPLKEFILPAGGEAAARCHIARTVVRRAERETVALARVEDIRPEAVRYLNRLSDLLFVIARVLARAGGHGEVTWNHERRKA; this is encoded by the coding sequence ATGGGCAACCGCCTTTCCAAGATCTACACCCGCACCGGCGACGACGGCTCCACCGGCCTCGGCGACGGCAGCCGCACCGGCAAGGATTCGGCCCGGGTCGGCGCCTACGGCACGGTCGACGAAGCCAATTCGACCATCGGCTTGATCCTCGCCGCCGAGTTGCCGGCCGATGTGCGCGAGCAACTGGTGTCGATCCAGCACCAGATGTTCGACCTCGGCGCCGAGCTGTGCATCCCGGGCCACGCGGCGATCTTCGCCGCCGACATCGACCGGCTGGAACAGTGGCTCGACGCGCACAACGAGGACCTGCCGCCGCTCAAGGAGTTCATCCTCCCGGCCGGCGGCGAGGCCGCGGCGCGCTGCCACATCGCCCGCACCGTGGTCCGCCGCGCCGAGCGCGAGACGGTGGCGCTGGCGCGGGTCGAGGACATCCGGCCCGAGGCGGTGCGTTACCTCAACCGCCTGTCCGACCTGCTGTTCGTGATCGCGCGCGTGCTCGCCCGCGCCGGCGGCCACGGCGAGGTCACCTGGAACCACGAGCGCCGCAAGGCCTAG
- a CDS encoding histone deacetylase family protein — protein sequence MRVYTHPACTRHDPGPGHAERPLRLVAVTESLREAFAERLHWCEAPAASRGQLLRAHSDELLSLVLDTAPDGPMQLDPDTVLAPGSAEAALRAAGAGVAAVDAVLKGETGRAFCAVRPPGHHATAEVAMGFCLFNNIAVAAAHACDKHGLARVAVIDFDVHHGNGTQAIFDSDARVMYVSSHQMPLYPDTGYAHERGVGNIVNAPLPAGTGSEGFRRVWRERLLPAIDGFRPQLVLISAGFDAHKRDPLAQIELDGDDFAWLTAELVAIAERHAQGRVVSMLEGGYDLAALRESAVAHVGALLA from the coding sequence GTGCGCGTCTATACGCATCCGGCCTGCACGCGCCACGACCCGGGTCCGGGCCATGCCGAGCGGCCGCTGCGTCTGGTCGCGGTGACCGAATCGCTGCGCGAAGCCTTCGCCGAGCGCCTGCACTGGTGCGAGGCGCCGGCCGCCAGCCGCGGCCAGTTGCTGCGCGCGCACTCCGACGAACTGCTGAGCCTGGTGCTCGACACCGCGCCGGACGGGCCGATGCAGCTCGATCCCGACACCGTGCTGGCGCCGGGCTCGGCCGAAGCCGCGTTGCGCGCCGCCGGCGCCGGCGTGGCCGCGGTCGACGCGGTGCTCAAGGGCGAAACCGGCCGCGCGTTCTGCGCGGTGCGCCCGCCGGGCCACCACGCCACCGCGGAGGTGGCGATGGGCTTCTGCCTGTTCAACAACATCGCCGTCGCCGCCGCCCACGCCTGCGACAAGCACGGGCTGGCGCGCGTGGCGGTGATCGACTTCGACGTCCACCACGGCAACGGCACCCAGGCGATCTTCGACAGCGATGCGCGGGTGATGTACGTCAGCTCGCACCAGATGCCGCTGTATCCCGACACCGGCTACGCGCACGAGCGCGGGGTCGGCAACATCGTCAACGCGCCGCTGCCGGCCGGCACCGGCAGCGAAGGCTTCCGCCGGGTCTGGCGCGAGCGCCTGCTGCCGGCCATCGACGGCTTCCGCCCGCAGCTGGTGCTGATCTCGGCCGGCTTCGACGCGCACAAGCGCGACCCGCTGGCGCAGATCGAGCTCGACGGCGACGACTTCGCCTGGCTGACCGCCGAACTGGTCGCGATCGCCGAGCGCCATGCGCAAGGGCGGGTGGTGTCGATGCTGGAGGGCGGCTACGACCTGGCCGCCTTGCGCGAAAGCGCGGTCGCGCATGTAGGCGCTCTGCTCGCCTGA
- the msrB gene encoding peptide-methionine (R)-S-oxide reductase MsrB: MSQHPTPDPAAPVDKSEAEWREQLSPEQYAVCRCSATERAFTGRFWNHKEAGTYTCVACGEPLFGSDTKYDSGSGWPSYYQPIRPEAVSEQADESHGMRRIEVKCARCQSHLGHVFPDGPRPTGLRYCINSAALEFEGTEAT; the protein is encoded by the coding sequence ATGAGCCAGCACCCCACCCCCGACCCCGCCGCCCCGGTCGACAAGAGCGAAGCTGAATGGCGCGAGCAGCTGTCGCCGGAGCAATACGCGGTGTGCCGCTGCTCGGCCACCGAGCGCGCTTTCACCGGCCGTTTCTGGAACCACAAGGAGGCCGGCACCTACACCTGCGTGGCTTGCGGCGAGCCCTTGTTCGGCTCCGACACCAAGTACGACTCCGGCAGCGGCTGGCCGAGCTATTACCAGCCGATCCGGCCCGAGGCGGTCAGCGAGCAGGCCGACGAGAGTCACGGAATGCGCCGGATCGAAGTCAAGTGCGCGCGCTGCCAGTCGCACCTGGGGCACGTGTTCCCGGACGGGCCGCGGCCGACCGGGTTGCGTTACTGCATCAATTCGGCGGCGTTGGAGTTCGAAGGAACCGAAGCGACGTAA
- the lptD gene encoding LPS assembly protein LptD: MRKPLRLLPLSLCIAIALPAYAADDNENWGLCPLIDAVPSFDDAPAPTGTADQRSSQPTAIDGGTLQRGGDDQNIVVQDNVRLSRGDQFLGTDKLSYNQESGKYTAEGHVRYQDSSMRLVAEHAEGDQNADQHQIDDVEYQLTSRRGNGGAERIQLNGAKGALHSSTYSTCAPNQRAWELRAHRIDIDTEEGMGVARNATLRIGKIPVLYVPWFMFPVDDRRRTGLLYPNIGMSGKNGFDWRQPIYLNLAPNYDATLFPRYMTRRGAALGVEFRWLYENGSGETYVNWMPRDDLSRKDPDRYSYYIREGNPVLKPGEAIPLLPEGQRPRDNRGEFAFKGTHRFNGTWYAGANLAWVSDKYYLQDFSNSLYGQSATSLRSEIGVYGRGRYWDASVIADHNQLADFTLQESSMAYDRLPRATFHWQQPMLPWLETGVDTEAVRFQHADVKYVSNDPTPGIPASRRAEIPGGSRFDVRPFVSFPLEGAAWYIRPKLAWRYTAYELDASLAKQIANQRADAFVAANSGTVKTDEMVRGFYDKSPTRSLPITSIDAGLYFDRETEIRGDHYVHTLEPRVFYLRAPYRDQDGLPLFDTNPMSFSWGALFRDNRYSGADRQTDANQLTTALTTRLINSEDGRERLAASIGQIQYFDDIRVVAGAETPIKQGKSAWVADVSVSPTDRWTINATYQWDPRLRSEDVATLRARYLFGNAGVVNFAYRYRRNLAAPPGSPRDQADQYEQADVSFLYPINNNWSIVGRYYYSIKDSRPLEQIAGVQWESCCLAVRAIARRYQRNRSEDLNSSFQVEFELKGLGSAGQNTEKVLRRAILGYNRDDLYLTPPSPSVSRENRGPGGDEAILDPTL, translated from the coding sequence GTGCGCAAACCCCTCCGCCTGCTCCCGTTGTCGCTCTGCATCGCCATCGCCCTGCCCGCTTATGCGGCGGACGACAACGAGAACTGGGGGCTGTGCCCGCTGATCGACGCGGTGCCGTCCTTCGACGACGCCCCCGCCCCGACCGGCACCGCCGACCAGCGCTCCAGCCAGCCGACCGCGATCGACGGCGGCACCCTGCAGCGCGGCGGCGACGACCAGAACATCGTCGTCCAGGACAACGTCCGGCTCAGCCGCGGCGACCAGTTCCTCGGCACCGACAAGCTCAGCTACAACCAGGAATCGGGCAAGTACACCGCCGAGGGCCATGTCCGCTACCAGGACTCGAGCATGCGCCTGGTCGCCGAGCACGCCGAGGGCGACCAGAACGCCGACCAGCACCAGATCGACGACGTCGAATACCAGCTGACCTCGCGCCGCGGCAACGGCGGCGCCGAGCGGATCCAGCTCAACGGCGCCAAGGGCGCGCTGCACAGCTCGACCTATTCGACCTGCGCGCCGAACCAGCGCGCCTGGGAGCTGCGCGCCCACCGCATCGACATCGACACCGAGGAAGGCATGGGCGTGGCCCGCAACGCCACCCTGCGGATCGGCAAGATTCCGGTGCTGTACGTGCCGTGGTTCATGTTCCCGGTCGACGACCGCCGCCGCACCGGCCTGCTGTATCCGAACATCGGCATGTCCGGCAAGAACGGCTTCGACTGGCGCCAGCCGATCTACCTCAACCTGGCGCCGAACTACGACGCCACCTTGTTCCCGCGCTACATGACCCGCCGCGGCGCCGCCCTGGGCGTGGAGTTCCGCTGGCTGTACGAGAACGGCTCGGGCGAGACCTACGTCAACTGGATGCCGCGCGACGACCTCTCGCGCAAGGATCCGGACCGCTACAGCTACTACATCCGCGAAGGCAATCCGGTGCTGAAGCCGGGCGAGGCGATCCCGCTGCTGCCCGAAGGCCAGCGCCCGCGCGACAACCGCGGCGAGTTCGCGTTCAAGGGCACCCACCGCTTCAACGGCACCTGGTACGCCGGCGCCAACCTGGCCTGGGTCAGCGACAAGTACTACCTGCAGGACTTCAGCAACAGCCTGTACGGCCAGTCGGCGACCTCGCTGCGCAGCGAGATCGGCGTGTACGGCCGCGGCCGCTACTGGGACGCGAGCGTCATCGCCGACCACAACCAGCTGGCCGACTTCACCCTGCAAGAAAGCTCGATGGCGTACGACCGCCTGCCGCGCGCGACCTTCCACTGGCAGCAGCCGATGCTGCCGTGGCTGGAAACCGGCGTCGACACCGAGGCCGTGCGGTTCCAGCACGCGGACGTGAAGTACGTCAGCAACGACCCGACTCCGGGCATCCCGGCCAGCCGGCGCGCCGAGATCCCGGGCGGCAGCCGCTTCGACGTGCGCCCGTTCGTCAGCTTCCCGTTGGAAGGCGCGGCTTGGTACATCCGGCCCAAGCTGGCCTGGCGCTACACCGCCTACGAGCTCGACGCCAGCCTGGCCAAGCAGATCGCCAACCAGCGCGCCGACGCCTTCGTCGCGGCCAACTCGGGCACGGTCAAGACCGACGAGATGGTGCGCGGCTTCTACGACAAGTCGCCGACCCGCAGCCTGCCGATCACCTCGATCGACGCCGGCCTGTACTTCGACCGCGAAACCGAAATCCGCGGCGACCATTACGTGCACACCCTGGAGCCGCGCGTGTTCTACCTGCGCGCGCCGTACCGCGACCAGGACGGGCTGCCGCTGTTCGACACCAATCCGATGTCGTTCAGCTGGGGCGCGCTGTTCCGCGACAACCGCTACTCCGGCGCCGACCGCCAGACCGACGCCAACCAGCTGACCACCGCGCTGACCACCCGCCTGATCAACTCCGAGGACGGCCGCGAGCGGCTCGCCGCGAGCATCGGCCAGATCCAGTACTTCGACGACATCCGCGTGGTCGCCGGCGCCGAAACCCCGATCAAGCAGGGCAAGTCGGCCTGGGTCGCCGACGTCAGCGTGTCGCCGACCGACCGCTGGACGATCAACGCCACCTACCAGTGGGACCCGCGCCTGCGCAGCGAGGACGTCGCCACCCTGCGCGCCCGCTACCTGTTCGGCAACGCCGGCGTGGTCAACTTCGCCTACCGCTACCGCCGCAACCTGGCCGCGCCTCCGGGCTCGCCGCGCGATCAGGCCGACCAGTACGAGCAGGCCGACGTCTCCTTCCTGTACCCGATCAACAACAACTGGAGCATCGTCGGCCGCTACTACTACTCGATCAAGGACAGCCGTCCGCTCGAGCAGATCGCCGGCGTGCAGTGGGAAAGCTGCTGCCTGGCGGTGCGCGCGATCGCCCGCCGTTACCAGCGCAACCGCTCCGAAGACCTGAACAGCTCGTTTCAGGTGGAGTTCGAACTCAAGGGTCTAGGCTCGGCGGGCCAGAACACGGAGAAGGTTTTGCGCCGTGCTATTCTCGGCTACAACCGCGACGACCTCTATTTGACGCCTCCGTCTCCCTCGGTCAGCCGCGAAAACCGCGGTCCCGGCGGCGACGAGGCCATCCTCGACCCGACCCTATGA